Proteins from a single region of Paenibacillus sp. BIHB 4019:
- a CDS encoding XdhC family protein: protein MHEVLDSIVKLEQPAALATIIRVEGHAYRKEGAAMLLRLDRTKTGSISPGCLEADLQERVSRVCSAEAFEIIIYNMQPEEDIMWGDTIGCGGIIHVLLEPVTTALRNQLLQARERLRAGEAVVLDRSWPKAGNGNCTGIVYRLGPASAASESRNSWKAGAELVEEAGTFSTKLEPRPRAIVFGAGPDAEALCTMLPGCGFHVAVADWRTHISTENEDNSWFNVARVTGKPEELASKLQFNKNDFFIVCSHQLHYDYQLIQLALEARAIYIGVMGSRKRIKQLFGEGTLPENVYAPIGLSIEAEGPYEIALSIASELIKVRAAFRAKSREAIRDEGVRHLFGGWPQQPDEAAEAAAPFIAGSYAWQPGASCSIK from the coding sequence ATGCACGAAGTGCTGGATTCAATTGTGAAGCTTGAGCAGCCGGCCGCGCTTGCAACGATTATACGAGTAGAGGGCCATGCTTACCGCAAGGAAGGGGCAGCCATGCTGCTGAGGCTGGATAGAACGAAGACGGGCAGTATTAGCCCAGGCTGCCTGGAGGCAGATCTACAGGAGCGGGTTAGCCGCGTGTGCTCTGCCGAAGCTTTTGAAATCATCATCTATAATATGCAGCCGGAAGAGGACATCATGTGGGGCGATACGATCGGCTGTGGCGGCATTATCCATGTGCTGCTTGAGCCTGTAACGACAGCACTCAGAAATCAGCTGCTTCAAGCCAGAGAGAGGCTTCGGGCAGGAGAAGCGGTTGTATTGGATCGAAGCTGGCCGAAGGCTGGAAATGGCAATTGCACCGGCATCGTTTATAGATTAGGGCCTGCCTCAGCGGCAAGCGAATCCCGCAATAGCTGGAAAGCTGGAGCTGAGCTTGTAGAAGAGGCGGGGACATTTTCGACGAAGCTGGAGCCGCGACCACGGGCGATTGTGTTTGGGGCAGGACCGGATGCAGAGGCGCTTTGCACGATGCTTCCAGGCTGCGGATTTCATGTGGCTGTGGCGGATTGGCGTACACATATCAGTACGGAAAATGAGGATAATAGCTGGTTTAATGTGGCGAGAGTAACTGGAAAGCCTGAGGAGCTTGCCTCCAAGCTGCAATTTAATAAAAATGACTTTTTCATCGTATGCAGCCATCAACTCCACTACGATTATCAACTGATTCAGCTGGCATTGGAGGCGCGCGCGATATACATCGGCGTTATGGGCTCGCGTAAGCGGATTAAGCAGTTATTTGGCGAAGGGACGCTTCCTGAAAATGTTTATGCACCGATCGGGCTTTCGATAGAGGCAGAGGGACCGTACGAAATTGCCTTAAGCATCGCTTCCGAGCTAATAAAGGTACGGGCAGCGTTTCGTGCGAAAAGTAGGGAGGCGATTCGCGATGAAGGTGTCAGGCATTTATTTGGCGGCTGGCCTCAGCAGCCGGATGAAGCAGCCGAAGCTGCGGCTCCCTTTATCGCCGGGAGCTATGCTTG
- a CDS encoding 5'-deoxyadenosine deaminase, translated as MTTILIRNATIMTMNERGDILTGDLLIRGKRIAQIGGEIAADGVDRIIEADGKVVLPGFVQTHIHLCQTLFRGRADDLALIEWLRERIWPLEAAHSPDSVYYSAMLGIGELIRSGTTTILDMETVHHTESAFQAILESGIRAISGKVMMDHGTEVPLALQENTQQSLQQSVDLLEKWNGAGDGRIQYAFCPRFVVSCTEELLIGVRDLSEQYKVKVHTHASENTGEIAIVEAERGKRNVVYLDHIGLARPNLILAHSIWLDEEEKRIIKERGVKVTHCPSSNMKLASGIAEIPELLREGIDIGIGADGAACNNNLDMYQEMRLTAFIQKVKHGPTVMDARTVLRMATMGGAKVLGMEEDIGSLEEGKLADLQMLDLEDFHVYPSYDADWFSRVVYAATRGDVDTVIIDGQIVMEKRIMKTIDKPLVLREADRSLRGLLARL; from the coding sequence ATGACAACTATACTTATTCGCAACGCAACGATAATGACGATGAATGAACGTGGCGATATTTTAACGGGTGATTTGCTCATTCGCGGCAAGCGTATTGCTCAGATTGGCGGGGAGATCGCGGCGGATGGAGTAGATCGGATCATTGAGGCTGATGGCAAAGTTGTGCTGCCGGGCTTCGTACAAACACATATCCATCTATGCCAGACGTTATTTCGTGGGCGTGCAGATGATCTGGCTTTAATTGAATGGCTCCGTGAGCGGATTTGGCCGCTAGAGGCAGCTCACAGCCCCGATTCGGTTTATTATTCCGCGATGCTGGGCATAGGCGAGCTGATCCGCAGCGGGACGACGACGATTTTGGATATGGAGACGGTGCATCATACCGAGTCGGCGTTCCAGGCGATATTAGAGAGCGGCATTCGCGCCATTTCTGGCAAGGTGATGATGGACCATGGCACGGAAGTGCCGCTGGCGCTTCAGGAAAATACACAGCAATCGTTGCAGCAAAGCGTCGACTTGCTTGAGAAATGGAATGGCGCTGGCGACGGCCGCATCCAATATGCTTTTTGCCCAAGGTTCGTTGTGTCTTGTACAGAGGAGCTGCTCATTGGGGTACGCGATTTATCCGAGCAATATAAGGTCAAGGTGCATACCCATGCTTCCGAAAATACGGGAGAAATCGCGATTGTAGAAGCGGAACGCGGCAAGCGCAACGTCGTTTATTTGGATCACATCGGGCTGGCAAGGCCGAATTTGATTTTGGCCCACAGCATTTGGCTCGATGAGGAAGAGAAGCGGATTATTAAGGAGCGAGGCGTTAAGGTTACCCATTGCCCCAGCTCCAACATGAAGCTGGCATCGGGCATTGCGGAAATTCCCGAGCTGCTGCGCGAAGGCATCGATATTGGCATCGGAGCAGATGGCGCGGCGTGCAACAACAATTTGGATATGTACCAGGAAATGCGGTTGACCGCTTTTATTCAGAAGGTGAAGCATGGCCCAACGGTCATGGATGCGCGCACTGTGCTGCGGATGGCTACGATGGGCGGCGCGAAGGTGCTTGGCATGGAAGAGGATATTGGCAGCTTAGAGGAAGGCAAGCTAGCGGATTTGCAAATGCTTGATTTGGAAGACTTTCATGTGTATCCATCCTATGATGCAGATTGGTTCTCGCGTGTTGTATATGCGGCAACCCGCGGCGATGTGGATACCGTCATCATTGACGGACAAATCGTAATGGAGAAACGCATAATGAAGACGATTGACAAGCCGCTTGTGCTGCGGGAAGCCGACCGTTCGCTTCGGGGACTGCTGGCAAGGCTGTAG
- a CDS encoding copper amine oxidase N-terminal domain-containing protein, protein MLKKVSLFALVFLFVFTLAVPKQAEAAQNVLGQEQLVLLQKSNKMYHNGTLYTATQPVTELKGTTYVSARSLAERLGGKIVYDKVAKEYVLTTEKNVLRYAIGKSSYNVNGAVQSFTGAPYNLKGTLMIPLRTLLQPQGITMKVNKAEKKITLAWTFKIAPVATFTVSPKVIYANETQVTYTNQSSSSTPIVDERWEGNLSMFDQPGMYTVTHWVQDSDGVWSEPYSVTLEVLQPNLPPVAKFVTNKTSYLMGEPIEYTDLSSDEENGITSTSWTNKEQGFFEPGPQTITLKVTDKHGASNEYSLSIMIEDQELYSKQDFGMLFTPPGERFSINGSSVLNYDVIPYSLTEYGQQTLLRSNSPERIVNEGVYYTDSASGNVRLMSHNVNNRLNNVRMYIVATNETNQEATVQTQRVGIGGPALYVSATGKSSISKYLTSRMNPVMNDITTIPAGESRLILKQLSDLKISPDRVLTMMADVSTSGPIKFSYVIIDDGKDVLSELPLLPYLDPDGIHIRGTFEKADRTINLTQPVGAQPGRMVFGDKVVDTRLTTIDKLTGATIYNEGNYGVVYVVKLFNVQPNTLIALNPRGGHYGGAFLVNNNVVLTTNNSFLANNGEAGVLYRTGSSTEAVTIVFSPASGSNLPINLLFMPLPEKKS, encoded by the coding sequence ATGCTTAAAAAAGTCAGCTTATTTGCACTCGTATTCCTTTTTGTCTTTACCTTGGCTGTGCCGAAACAGGCGGAAGCAGCGCAAAATGTCCTAGGTCAAGAGCAGCTCGTTCTGCTTCAAAAGTCGAATAAAATGTATCACAATGGCACGCTGTATACAGCTACGCAGCCGGTAACCGAGCTGAAAGGCACGACGTACGTTTCGGCTCGCTCGCTCGCAGAGCGGCTCGGCGGCAAAATCGTATACGACAAGGTAGCCAAGGAGTATGTGCTGACGACAGAAAAAAACGTGCTTCGTTATGCCATTGGCAAATCCTCCTACAATGTGAATGGAGCGGTACAGTCGTTTACTGGAGCGCCATACAACTTGAAGGGAACGCTGATGATTCCGCTTCGTACGCTGCTGCAGCCGCAGGGCATTACGATGAAAGTGAACAAGGCGGAGAAAAAAATTACGCTGGCTTGGACGTTTAAAATTGCGCCAGTCGCAACTTTTACAGTAAGTCCTAAAGTCATTTATGCAAATGAAACACAGGTAACTTATACGAACCAGTCGAGCAGCAGCACTCCCATTGTGGACGAGCGTTGGGAAGGCAATTTGTCGATGTTTGACCAGCCGGGCATGTATACGGTAACCCATTGGGTGCAAGATTCGGATGGCGTCTGGAGTGAACCATATTCGGTAACGCTTGAAGTGCTTCAACCGAATTTGCCTCCAGTAGCGAAGTTCGTCACTAACAAAACGAGCTATTTGATGGGCGAGCCGATTGAATATACCGACCTCAGCAGCGACGAAGAAAATGGGATTACGAGCACGAGCTGGACGAATAAGGAACAAGGCTTTTTCGAGCCGGGCCCGCAGACTATTACCTTGAAAGTAACGGACAAGCATGGGGCAAGCAATGAATATTCGCTCTCCATTATGATTGAAGATCAGGAGCTGTATTCCAAGCAGGATTTTGGCATGTTATTTACGCCGCCGGGAGAGCGCTTCTCGATTAATGGATCTTCCGTTCTGAACTATGATGTCATTCCTTATTCCTTGACAGAGTATGGACAGCAGACGCTGCTTCGCAGCAACAGTCCAGAGCGAATTGTCAATGAAGGCGTGTATTATACGGATTCGGCTTCAGGCAACGTTCGCTTGATGTCGCATAACGTAAACAACCGTTTAAACAATGTGCGCATGTACATCGTTGCTACGAACGAGACCAATCAGGAAGCGACCGTTCAGACACAGCGCGTCGGTATTGGCGGTCCTGCGCTGTATGTATCGGCAACAGGCAAATCTTCCATTAGCAAATATTTGACCTCGCGCATGAATCCGGTCATGAATGATATTACAACGATTCCAGCAGGCGAGAGCCGTCTTATTTTGAAGCAGCTCAGCGATTTGAAAATTTCGCCGGACCGCGTATTGACGATGATGGCGGATGTTTCGACCTCTGGTCCAATCAAGTTCAGCTACGTCATCATTGATGACGGCAAAGATGTTCTGTCCGAGCTTCCACTACTGCCTTACTTGGATCCGGATGGCATTCACATTCGCGGCACATTCGAAAAGGCTGATCGTACGATCAACCTGACCCAGCCAGTAGGCGCACAGCCAGGCCGTATGGTATTTGGCGATAAAGTAGTGGATACACGCCTTACAACGATCGATAAGCTTACAGGTGCAACGATTTACAATGAAGGAAATTATGGCGTCGTATACGTCGTGAAGCTGTTCAATGTTCAGCCTAATACGCTCATTGCCTTGAACCCGCGTGGCGGACATTACGGCGGTGCCTTCCTCGTTAACAACAATGTTGTTCTGACGACAAACAACTCCTTCCTAGCGAATAACGGTGAAGCGGGTGTTCTATACCGGACGGGAAGTTCAACAGAAGCGGTAACGATTGTATTCTCGCCGGCATCCGGTAGCAATTTGCCAATCAATTTGCTGTTTATGCCATTGCCAGAGAAGAAAAGCTAG